The Asterias amurensis chromosome 19, ASM3211899v1 genomic interval GTattgggggcggggggggggggggatggcaCCATTAGcggtaagcctgggcgactagtgtcggACTCCAACTATTGAATCattagtcgagtcgcgactattgTTTTCAACTATTCGGTTAAACGTGCTACAAAACTAGTCATGACTACTTCAAAAAAAGTTGCGTCTACCTGtttggcccttttcaaaaaccacGACTTTGGCTTTAGATCCAGctcgggctagcttggccccgcagaTGTTTGGACAATACTGAGTGTGCTTTGCGCAGGGATTCAGACAAGAGGACGaatgaagccgaatccaaagccgaagtcgtggtttcgaaaagggcctatggaAGCTTCATTTTTGTGGACAAGAGTATTACTTTATTTTAGCTTTCCTTGCCAACTACCATTTGCAGTATAAGTATGTGCTCCCTGTTCAGATGCATCGCACAGTAAATTTTGCTGTCAAATGATTCTGAGCAATGTAAACAGGAACTACCTCAAATAGTACCGTCCAAGACCAAGGTCAAGGAATTACATCCCCATAAAAATAgacataaacattattttataaaataatgaatgtatAACCCCGAAAGGATCATGTTGGCAAATAAGACAAGTGACATCTATCCTATGGCAATGGACTAGTATTAGTAATAGACACCACTGTCCTGTTGCCCAGAGAAAGGACAGAGAAGTAAAGTCCCTGTAATTTTGTATCTAAAAACGAACTGTGGGGTATATGTGACTCGCAATTGCATGGTAAACACGGTAAAcgcctctgacatgtctgagcaGATGTTTTTTTGAGAGGATGAATTCTCTAGCTGTAGTTTTGGTGTGGGAGGTCATGACACGTCCATTTTCAACTCCACTCGCTAGTCAGTATTAAATAATCTCGTCTTTTTGCTGCAAAGGCCCGAGGCAAAAAGAGACACACGACTACAGAATCACATGCACTATTAGTAATACGGGTACCAGACATTCTTTCGTGTACAAAGTGTTTGCATTACTAGACTGGCCCCGCTAAAATCCTACATCGTACGAGCAAGAACTGGGAGTTCACTGCGTCTGGGGAGGTTTGGCCGCGGGGGATGATGGCCCGCTGGACGGCAGCCGCTCGGCCCCGGGACGTGGGCTGAACTTGCTGCTTAGATAGtttaataaaaagttaattcaacataggcccttttatttttgttcatgaactgttttttgttgttggagtaaccatggaggaagagacAGATACAAATGGGGTTCgtaaaattgttaataattgcTCAGTCGTATAGTTCAACGGCTGCGACTGGAAATAAGACTAGTGaatttggcggccatttatgggagtcaaaatcttgactcccataaaaggcgGAGCGTTTTGTTTCGAGAAAGTTAGCAAAAGCGAAGCATTtctaaggcatgtttgtgtagatcattatattcttcttttttaacatctttccaaccgtaatcATTTTACATCAAACGCTTGTCATAGCCCAAAAACGCCCAACAAAGCGCAgcccgaaggcaacgtgttcctttaagtggaagattttgttttgaaggTCAGGAAAACTAATCAAGATTGTTTTGAGCAACCAACGAGTGGATCGACCCATCCATTCCTCACTAGGCAACATGTGTGGGGCCTTGATTACTCCTtttgagaacgtattttgaaacgtaagcgtagctgcagatcttggaacgtaagcatagcttgactcgggattgaaagcgtaccttttgatattatagcgtaacctaaacgtatcttggagtgtataggtgtagctgagtagctgcgtagcttggaacaaaacaatatcttttggagcgtaagcatatcttggaacataaacgtagctgcgtatcttgaaacgtaagcgtaacctcacatgggattgaaagcgtaccttttgatactatagcgtaacttgaaggaacgtaagcagttCTAGGAATGTGAGTGCAGCTGAGTAGccgcgtagcttggaacgttgacatatcttttggaacgtaagcatgaAATGTAAGCTGCGTATCTtagaacgtaaacgtagctgcgtatcttggaacgtaagcgtagcttgatctgggcttgaaaacgtaccttttgatattatagtgcaacttgaaggaacgtagacttAAGCGTATCTTGGAGCGTAAACGTAGCccagtagctgcgtagcttggaacgtaatcATATAATCTTTTGGAATGTAGTCGCAACCATATCTTTTCGAACAACTCATGAGAAACTGtgaattttgattgcttgtcgagtggcgactactgctattcaactcactTGGTTAATTGTGCGGCTAAGACTACGTACTATAAAAGTAGTTGTGATCAAATTCCTGCTTGGTATAACCACTTTtgtcgctcatgactattcacaAAAACCTTTTACAAAACACAACCATGCAGACGTCAGTGACACAATCTTTCAATCATTTCAGATGCCCCTTCAGCAAACAATATGTCACGGGGCAGTAAGGGAGTAAGTTTCGCGACTAATATCGAAATcgcagttatttgaggcgactATAGTCACAAGTTGCCCgatttaatcattacctcaaaagtaactcttcattcacagaattaaaaaataatactttgtttgacaaaattatgctttgagggaattttgttttatcattatttttatttcaaccttttataaaaaattctcataatttatttaagctactcacacaataacactgtcaatataacaaaatgcggtaggtgacgttttgacatcatcaacattacctgaaaactcataacaataTCGTAATGATACTTGTTTAAATACCTTTGGTTATGGAGGTGATTACAGCTGGATACCATGACGAGTCTGGAGGCCACAGTGCCATTACGCTGTCCCCTTCTTCATACTAGAAAGAAGACATACAAATTATGTAACATACGTTATTCATCGAACAAAAGTCGATCGGTTTAGTGGAACATGTCAtaagggtcgcactaaataccgacaactcatgACCCCttacgacaactcacgacaatgTTGTTTAagtgcactttaacagaacattttaaCATAAGTCAACCattaaatatatgcacaagagtcatatgcagccaaatcactttcaaactgtggaaacaattgtatttgtaactgtagaaaaggtgtttgtgaccccgaatttagtaacgaacggcaatatccgccatgttgtttttcaacGTACTTGGCCAATTCTATTATACCACAGGGGTGATACAAAATGCAAGATGAGTATTTACTCTTGTTAAAAATGTCTTTCATggagtttaaaacaatattatatttcagtttccccttttaactccgaattccagagtggcggcttagtAACTAACAGGAAAGAAAAAATcagcagctaaaaccaaaacgaaAACATAAAACTCAGCCATCAGAAATTACCTCGCCCCCTGCGGTttaatagaatcgtccaagtacgtcgaaagacaaaatggcgaatatttccgttcgttggtaaattcggggtaaaaaacacattttttacagttacaaatacaatttattcaacagtttgaaagtgatttcgATGCATATCAGCCATTccattgtgactcgcgtgacaatctcactggtttttcaacttttgaaagaTCTATACTCCAAATTATAAAACGTGGCTCTCATGTAACTCAATTTATATAAACTTAGTAAAGAgccctataataaaaaataaaaaacgaacacaaattgtgtaggtatcatgtttttataggtgttccaaaaatgtgactcgcgtgactgcCAAAAAATGAAAGGTCTTGTATCCCTGTATGCCGTTGCCCATTCGTGAGAACTCAGAGAAACTTTTTAGTCCcggatcactttttttttcaagtacaAGAGAAGTACTATactaaagtacaaaataaaaagtttttaaaaaattgaaaatttgttaaatgcaacgtgactcgcgtgacagaagtttgtgactcgcgtgacaagtgagaaaatatacaatagctaaacaggatactgcataacaagaacaatttatttcattcagaacacttagaacttgaaattgaatcttttcatcaaaggaagaaacacctgaagcaacatttaaaggaaaattaagaATCTGAAGAGGCTTTGACTTAAACATGGTAATGTTGggacggttctgaaaagaattggtgGTTCAACAACACTGGTCGAAACGTAGAGTTGtgaaaccaccagttcttttcagaaccactcaaacTCATAGAGAGAACCCTTACTagaaattattatattgttttgtgattgggGGAAGGACTTTTTTCTCACTACGCTTGGCAGAGTAGGTTGATATTATCTTAAAGAAACAACCAATTTTGGTGTCAAGTTCTAATGGCATTAGACTGTGTTaggctgagtacatgtacatctgttaaGTAATTTCTTTATTGATGCCCCTCTCCAAATCTAACTTAAGAATACTGTCTTAAAatacccagtttcatcaaatatttttgttcgttcttgttttaagtttatcattcctggtattatttaaattatgcagatgtgaatacattgtacagtgcagtatgcagtgtacacatggtacatgtagttcaacatgATCTGCTGACAGTGTGCCAAGTCATAATTGTACACTGTAATAATTCCTTTTTCtaacataaatttataaattcagGGGCATAGTAGTATGTTCCAGTGGGCTGGGGTGCTTTTTTAACATTCCATGTAGACATCATCCCCAGAATACTTTGGTAGCTTttgccaaccatgtgcattaagtgcatttgccgtgactcgcgtgacaaactcgagggtgtttttttttaaaagtagaaggcctaggtaaaaaaaaactaataaattcttgaaagaccctttgaaaagaccactattatgagagagaagaaaaaaaatgttgagggtctgtaacagaaaaaatactataatcatttttttaattgacacAAATATTACTAGTTGCTTCTAGTAGAGTTTGACCGGTTAGGGATTGTTTTTATTCTATTCTGAATTAGTAGcaaaccaatttgtttttactcaggtacgagtttacttgggtATCAGTACACCCGGGTACGAATTGACTTGGCTACGAATGAACTTGGGTACGTATCGACTCGGGTACGAATTTACTTAGGTACGAATTGACTTTGGTTCGAATGAACTTGTGGAATTCCAACTGGGGTACGTATTATTAGGGGTTATTTCTTAATCACATGCATAAACATAAATTGGTAATGTCCTAAATCATTTAACTATTTAGTAGTTCCACagatgtaaggaataaaatgaggtatgttggagtagtataggacttttttaaatgggagaaatttgcaatcaaactacctcgCATTTTGCGTCTTTGAAAACTTAAAGTTTAaacatgtatcgaaggtgggctgtaatggtgacagtgatgagaccgatgttaaaagcggagccattacagctcaacaaggtgggctaccaTCCAAGAGTGCTAACCGGCAACAGAATGGTGTTAACTCACCACATACTCCTCTCGTAAATGACGTAAACCGAGGATTAGTCCCAAAAGCATAGATATCTCAGTGGCGTCCAAACTGGCTATAATGCTGCatttatcacaatttttcaaagcgaggacgtcctcgctgTGCTAAAAGTCCTCGATGTGCGAGTGTGTATTCACATAGAACAGCTCGGTTTCCAGCGTTGACATGTAccgaagtacatgtacaccattaTCTCAACCGTCCGATcggaacacacacacacacacaccaatacatgtgtacactgcAGATTGAGGACATACTTTTCATACTATCCAATGGAGGACATTGCCAAAAGTCGAATGATACTTATCGATGTGAGGACATAACACATGAATCCTTTTTCTTGAGGTTCACTAATGTGAATGTGTATACTGGCCTTCTAGGAAATGTTGTTGGGggtggtacatgtattttcttgttctttgggggggggggggcaggccaAAGGTCTAGACTAATAATTTGGCTGTGCCTACAGAGTCACTCTAGGttatgactgtactttggtggtgcatgagaccttaaatttgttgaagtgTCATCGTGTTTCTACAAAAGTCCTCAATGTTTCTCCAAGTTCTGGTCTGCAATGCCACAGGACAGGACGATTCAATGTCACGTTTCCCTGGAATCTTCTTCAGCAAAAAGAATCTCTGCAAGCCCTCGGTGACGTCTTTCTTTTCCTGGGCAGTCCAGGGGCATCGCTTGAATTGTCGATGCTTGACTTGTCGATCTTTTGGAGCTGGATCCGTTTGGGTTGGTGGCCTTCCTACAACACACAGGAAAGAAGAGGTAAATTAGTCAACATAATCAAATGGGGCGTATACATAACCTAAATATGTTCATGTTACCGATGTGACATTTACTCCTCGAGTAAATCAATACGCAACTGAGCACAAAAGAATGCGATAAAGGTACCTGCAGAAAATGCCTGACAagaagcagccatcttgtttcatGCTACCGTACAAAATGAGTTGCCGAGATGGGCTAATCACTCGGCTGTGCCTACAGAGTGACTTTAGGttatgactgtactttggtggtgcatgacaccttaaatttgttgaaacaAACGGAGTCTGGCATCTTATCGCATTTGGGTCAAGGGGGGTCGGTCAACAGGGAATAGGACCAGCATATGCAAGAACAAGAGATATAATACAAACTCACTGTCATCAACACTGTCCTCCAAAGCTGGGTCACACGAGTCACCTGAATCACTGCTGTCGTCATCGCTGCTGAAgccttctgcaataaaaagaaataaaacttcTACAGTTAGCTTTGATTGCTTTCTggcacacaaataaaaatgtgggcCAATCCGTTGGGTTGGGTGTGTGGGGTTTGGGGTGTACAGTGAATGATGttcaaaatggggggggggggggttaggtgaTGACGgccactagccttgctcaaggcagtcacattattcgctccgaaaagacgcagctgtaatcccacccgccgtataccctgtgcatggtgtgtgcgatcacaccgaatgacccacccgtatacacactgtcacatcgcacgaatactgttcacacaagtcatcgcactcgtacaccactaaccgcatgcggaggccgtcaggccgacagccttgtcggatctgtagcttcccgttttaatgtgttgtattgaaaaaattccaatagtggacgaaattgggggggccctaggatatgctagtatgcagctcatgaatatgtatatcgttcgtcagacctatcagacaacacaggatgtgaggcaaatgaattattcattttgacgtccaatcacgcacttcccttatcacgacctttggaccctatcatgcgtccgtggtgatggtgtgtgaggtaaacatgtctcgtctttcgcgggcattatggtaatgagctgaccgtgggaactccttgcttattatagtaatgaggtcagtggcttaaacacagatcctacaaggctgtcggcctgacggcctccgcatgcggatagtgtacggggcatcgtgtcgtgcgatgttacgcacagtgaatacgggtgggttttacgcacagtgaatacgggtgggtttttatacagcggcggtcttttttcggagtgaataattcgactgccttgagcaaggctagacgGCCACAGGCCGAGTTATCATGCCCCAAAAACAAAGAGCACTTGTAACATTTAGGTATGCTTGCTTTTTGGCGCACACACCTAAACATGTTGGCCAatccattggggggggggggggggggaatggggggggggggttgttcaGTGAATGAATGTTATGGGGGGGGGAGTTACCACAGTTTGAATTAATTTGGAAAGACAAGTTAAAAACGGGTTTGTTTACCTCCAGTAACATGCAACTCCTCCAAAGATTTGCCATGTTGCGAAACCAAGTTGCCTCTCTCCAAGCTGAGGAAAAGTCTAGACAGTTTGGTAACCCTCTGGACAGTGTCTGGCAACCGGTACTCACGATGGACCCGCAAATCATGACCCATGAAGTCTGCAAGTGTTCCAAGCTGATGTTCATTCAAGGCCAGAATTTGTGAAACAGTCGCTACATGTTTACGAAGCTTTGTAGACTGCATGCTATCAGCATTCTCAAGGCTCGCCTGATTTGCATATGCTCGTAGACAGTCGCTTCCTCGTATATGACCTGAGCCTCCGTAACAACTTCGTGCGAATAAGAATATATTGTCTTGTGCCACTCCAGCTGCATTTCTATTTGCGACCAGAGCCTTCAACCACGCCATCACATCAGTACCAAGAAGCACAGGAACAGTTCTGCCCTTCTTACCAACTATTTCAATGACTTTGAACATTTTACAGAGGTGTCGTTCAAGATCAGTCATCACACAATCACCATTCACAATGGCTGCACTACTGCGCTTCTGAAAATCTTCAAGTTTCATTTTGGATACTTCCCCCTGTCGTCTgcggttgaagataatgagatgGCACAGTGTGACTTCATTCAATTTCTTCCAAGCTGGTGTAATTTCATGGCCCTTAGCAGAGCGTAGGAGCTGCACTTCCCTGTTGCCAGTCTCATGAAGGAACGATGAGATTTTCAGCACATCTGCATTTGTGGGGAGATCAGCAGGTTTGTTGCGCTTTCCTTGGTACAGTGTTCTGTGGGCGTGCGTTGACACAAGTTCTGGCCACTTTATTTCACATAACTGCCTAAAATGTTCGGCCTGTTCCGCTTTTTGCCTAAGATTAAACTCTAAAGCACTTGCTTGAAGTATGAGTGCACATCTCTTGATGGAATGTCTAATCTTGAGTGCTAGAGATGGAACGTGATACATCTGTTTTCCTTCACTGAAGCCGGCAAAATCATGAACAGCCTTGACGATATCATTCAGATGGCGGGGATGCACGAATACTTCCAGTGATGCATTTGGTTGGTGGGTGTTTTGTCTCAGTTGTATAACAAGACGACCAAGTTCTCGTAGTTTGTTCCGAATGTAGCCATGTTGGGTAACATCGTGGCCAAGTCTAAGGTATTCACGTTTGGCAACTTCCAGAATCAAAGAATCATTCTTGACAATCAGACCAACATTGTCTCTCCTCATAGAACTAAGAACCTTGTTCAACTGGAAAGATACACCAGCAGGGGGTGGTTTTAACAAATCACTCTTGTTAGCTACTCGCCCCCTAACACGACCTCTCCTACTGCTACCAT includes:
- the LOC139951752 gene encoding uncharacterized protein isoform X1, which produces MRRDNVGLIVKNDSLILEVAKREYLRLGHDVTQHGYIRNKLRELGRLVIQLRQNTHQPNASLEVFVHPRHLNDIVKAVHDFAGFSEGKQMYHVPSLALKIRHSIKRCALILQASALEFNLRQKAEQAEHFRQLCEIKWPELVSTHAHRTLYQGKRNKPADLPTNADVLKISSFLHETGNREVQLLRSAKGHEITPAWKKLNEVTLCHLIIFNRRRQGEVSKMKLEDFQKRSSAAIVNGDCVMTDLERHLCKMFKVIEIVGKKGRTVPVLLGTDVMAWLKALVANRNAAGVAQDNIFLFARSCYGGSGHIRGSDCLRAYANQASLENADSMQSTKLRKHVATVSQILALNEHQLGTLADFMGHDLRVHREYRLPDTVQRVTKLSRLFLSLERGNLVSQHGKSLEELHVTGEGFSSDDDSSDSGDSCDPALEDSVDDRRPPTQTDPAPKDRQVKHRQFKRCPWTAQEKKDVTEGLQRFFLLKKIPGKRDIESSCPVALQTRTWRNIEDFCRNTMTLQQI
- the LOC139951752 gene encoding uncharacterized protein isoform X2; this translates as MRRDNVGLIVKNDSLILEVAKREYLRLGHDVTQHGYIRNKLRELGRLVIQLRQNTHQPNASLEVFVHPRHLNDIVKAVHDFAGFSEGKQMYHVPSLALKIRHSIKRCALILQASALEFNLRQKAEQAEHFRQLCEIKWPELVSTHAHRTLYQGKRNKPADLPTNADVLKISSFLHETGNREVQLLRSAKGHEITPAWKKLNEVTLCHLIIFNRRRQGEVSKMKLEDFQKRSSAAIVNGDCVMTDLERHLCKMFKVIEIVGKKGRTVPVLLGTDVMAWLKALVANRNAAGVAQDNIFLFARSCYGGSGHIRGSDCLRAYANQASLENADSMQSTKLRKHVATVSQILALNEHQLGTLADFMGHDLRVHREYRLPDTVQRVTKLSRLFLSLERGNLVSQHGKSLEELHVTGGFSSDDDSSDSGDSCDPALEDSVDDRRPPTQTDPAPKDRQVKHRQFKRCPWTAQEKKDVTEGLQRFFLLKKIPGKRDIESSCPVALQTRTWRNIEDFCRNTMTLQQI